Part of the Candidatus Krumholzibacteriia bacterium genome is shown below.
GAGGCCCTGCTCGACGGCGGCATCTTCGCCGACGACACCGGGGTGCTGGCACGGACCGCTGCCGGTCTCGCCGCGCAGGATCCGGACGGGGTCTCGCCCCTCGGCTTCGCGCCGCTGACCAACCTGCAGACGCTGCTGCTCGCCCAGTCGCAGACGGGGACGGTCTTCGGCACCGACCCGGCCTCGTTCCACCTCTTCGCCGGGACCTTCGACGCGACCGGTCTGCCCGACGGGTTCCGGTACGTCCCCGTGTCGACGGGAATCGAGTTCTACGCGTCGTGGGCTCCCTACGAGCCGTGGCTCACGAAACGCGACATCGCCCAGTACGACTGCCCGACGGTGGCGCCGGTGCTGCCGGCGGACTTCGGCGCGATCGAGGTGCCGATCCTGTACGTGGGTGCCGGTGGGGGCAACGGTGCGGTCGGCGAGGACCTGCAGGGCTTCGTCGGCAGTGACGACTTCCGCTCCCTGATCGTGTCGACCGACGCGAACCCCTTCCTCGACTTCGGGCACGCCGACCTGTTCAAGGCCGAGGACGCACGCGCGCTGTTCTGGCAGCCGGTTCTCGACTGGATCGAGGAGCACGCGGGACGTGGCGGTCGGGGTGGACGGGGTGCGCTGGCGACGCGCTGATCGTCCGATCGCTCGCGATGCTCGGAGTGGCGGCCCCGTCGCATGGACGGGGTCACCACGTCTTCCGGACACGAAGAAGGGCCGTCGCGGCTCCCGACCCGACGGCCCCGGGCGCGCACGATCCCCCGTCGCGGACATGACGTCCACGCGGTACCGGGACCAGGCACCCTTCGAGAGTACAGACGCACTTCGAGCCTGGACCGAACGCGGGCAGTACCGATTCATCCACCGGTGGACGTGTGAACGCACGAGTCGCTGGTACGGGGAGGGGCTGCCGGCGAGCAGCCCCTCTCTCTTGCACCGGCAGCGCGGCCGTGTTACGTCATCCGTAATCGGAATCCGTAACACGAGCCGAGGGTGCGCCGTGGACCCCGCCATCGTCCGCGAGATCCTGAGCAGCCTGTGGCGGATCCACATCCTCCACCACGCCGGCGAGCGCCCGGTGGTGGGTCACTGGATGCTCCGAGAACTGCGCGCGCACGGCTACGAGGTCAGCCCCGGCACGCTCTACCCCATGCTGCACCGCATGGAGGAGCGGGGCTGGCTGGAGTCCGAAGCCCAGGGAACCGGCAGCCGCGCGCCGCGGGCGTACTCGCTCACGCCGAAGGGCGCCGAGGTGCTGGCCACCGTCCGCGAGGCCCTGCACGAGTTGACGGCGGAACTCGACGGAACGGATTCCCGGCCTGCGCGGTGAACGGGTCGCACGAAAGGACCATCCATGAACGGCGCCGCTCCCGGCGAGGGATCCACGCCCCCTTCGCTCGCCCGCGTCGTCGGGCTATGGGGCGCGGTGTGGATGGGCCTGGGGTCCATTCTCGGGACCGGGGTCTTCGTCAGTCTGGGCATCGCCACCGGCGTGGTCGGGTCGGGGGTCGTGCTCGCCGTGGCGCTGGCCGCGCTGGTGGCCACGGCGAACGGGCTGTCGAGCGCGCAGCTCGCGGCGGCGCATCCGGTGAGCGGAGGGACCTACGAGTACGGGCATCGGCTCGTGCACCCGGTGGCGGGCTTCACGGCGGGGTGGATGTTCCTCGCCGCCAAGAGCGCGTCGGCGGCCACGGCCGCGCTGGGCTGCGCCGGTTACCTGCTGCACACGCTGGGACTGCCCGACACCGCAGGCGTGCGGGTCGTGGTCGGACTCGGGATCGTGCTCGTACTCACCGCCCTGATCGCCGGCGGCTTGCGGCGATCGAACCACGTGAACATCACGATCGTCACGCTCACGCTGGTCGCGCTGGCCTCGTTCGTGGTCTTCGGTTGGCTCGACGTCGCCGACGGCGGGTCCGCCCTGGCCTGGCCGGCGGTGGCGGACGCCCTGAACTCACCGGCGACCCTGCTGCAGGCGACCGCGCTCCTGTTCGTGGCCTACACC
Proteins encoded:
- a CDS encoding PadR family transcriptional regulator, coding for MDPAIVREILSSLWRIHILHHAGERPVVGHWMLRELRAHGYEVSPGTLYPMLHRMEERGWLESEAQGTGSRAPRAYSLTPKGAEVLATVREALHELTAELDGTDSRPAR